In a genomic window of Cyclopterus lumpus isolate fCycLum1 chromosome 13, fCycLum1.pri, whole genome shotgun sequence:
- the ssh2a gene encoding protein phosphatase Slingshot homolog 2 isoform X5, protein MNQRRNKHTGDLQQHLQTMFTVLRSEDTIRLAVRLESAYPQVTRYMVVVSTNGRQDTEESIVLGVDFVSSDSCTVGLVLPLWSDTLIHLDGDGGFSVSTVNRVHVFKPVSVQAMWSALQSLHKACDVARCHNHYPGSLFLTWVSYYQSRVSSNQVCVNEWNAMQDVESHRANSPVLFTDLPTERERTERLIKMRLREIMMQKDLENVTCKEIRTELEMQMVCNLREFKEFIDNEMILILGQMDSPTEIFEHVYLGSEWNASNLEELQNSGVLYILNVTREIDNFFPEMFQYHNIRVYDEEATNLLEYWNETFKFITKAKKAGAKCLVHCKMGVSRSASTVIAYAMKEYGWDLDTAFDHVKERRAVTKPNPSFMKQLEEYQGILLASKQRHNKLWRSHSDGDLSDRPESMCKASSRSLGRSNSHNNNSTSSPSLHHFLGVAVLHALGAGPEDSAEANGSHADSDSHADSDGVCDSPDPEEVGSGCGDPRLLPLPRPRAATVVPEERLDNSTSVAVTVPAALTHPPPSLHILPPTPELHRAHRAPPTHLSISVPKPLELSLNLPERSSSEETSTLTLGSADSDILDQSLSDVTSDKRSPLSPANITTLSLALPLAASDNNNNPSELQIGRGEADGSSNHSADSIDFFSAREKFLGLAQDGGSRTLSEQAQQRAPLSENEEEEEESYASSQASPQSDDGVDKASPDRTPHDNGISVRHIVTEIEAICHPASCLPAPPSSSLPASSHSPQLIRSDHQTEAEAPEATHGSLTPPSHPQSPSMLPCDWPAGSVRRAAEQLEQKLKQEMETAAPQRSPLHSPSGEQPPVRLCPCPPSTEHPPLDSPQDCTEQWITRGEVAADSAKSKDEEKHTGSQAERGSSGTDNLPDPSCSPDSNISRVSGAIPIVVPTPIDGHMLTSSLASSLLEEASLDTSAQSQRRSQIQPLQTQDASHQMTLEGATAQESDTDERMESSSQGGRGGCGPSCDAESRLARGSQELERIQQTLRELQAFLHEGVGLEMTDSQDQGPGQPQGLRDVMDTEPEPCKGSSSEQTPQGLEVGHRRRERQEGQSFLEPIVWHRAMELEARIRHAGLTPPSLMKRSASLAKLDCLELSANDLSDLDLRTHTRATSSHSQDSFSASTSHPDDTWKKQKVLARSTPVERTGLSRGEFASSSSSPSLSHCSPKDDTGEREEPDGGGSGAVAPARQQGPRGHSARRSRKGSAEKKQRAVTVLYNTM, encoded by the exons ATgaaccaacgcaggaacaagCACACAG GTGACCTCCAGCAACATCTTCAGACCATGTTCACTGTGCTGCGGTCGGAGGACACCATCCGACTG GCTGTGCGTCTGGAGAGCGCCTACCCTCAGGTAACCCGCTACATGGTGGTGGTCTCCACCAATGGAAGGCAGGACACGGAGGAGAGCATCGTGCTCGGAGTGGACTTTGTCTCCTCTGATAG CTGCACAGTGGGTCTGGTTCTGCCTCTCTGGAGTGACACTTTGATCCACCTGGATGGAGACGG TGGTTTTAGTGTTTCGACGGTGAACAGGGTTCATGTTTTCAAGCCAGTTTCGGTCCAGGCCATGTG GTCAGCCCTCCAGTCGCTCCACAAAGCGTGCGATGTGGCCCGCTGCCACAACCACTACCCGGGCAGCCTGTTCCTGACCTGGGTCAGCTACTACCAGAGCAGGGTCTCGTCCAACCAGGTCTGCGTCAACGAGTGGAACGCCATGCAGGACGTCGAGTCGCACCGTGCCAATTCACCCGTTCTCTTCACAGACCT GCCCACAGAGAGGGAGCGCACAGAGAGGCTGATCAAGATGCGCCTCAGAGAGATCATGATGCAGAAAGACCTGGAGAACGTCACCTGTAAGGAG ATCCGAACGGAGCTGGAGATGCAGATGGTTTGTAACCTGAGGGAGTTTAAGGAGTTCATAGACAACGAGATGATCCTCATCCTGGGGCAGATGGACAGCCCCACCGAAATCTTTGAACACGTCTATCTG GGCTCTGAGTGGAATGCCTCGaatctggaggagctgcagaacaGCGG AGTGCTCTACATCCTGAACGTGACCAGGGAGATAGACAACTTCTTCCCGGAGATGTTTCAGTACCACAACATCCGAGTGTACGACGAAGAGGCCACCAACCTGCTGGAGTACTGGAACGAGACCTTCAAGTTCATCACCAAAGCCAA GAAAGCTGGTGCCAAGTGTCTGGTTCACTGTAAAATGGGTGTGAGTCGCTCCGCCTCCACGGTGATCGCCTACGCCATGAAGGAGTACGGCTGGGACCTGGACACGGCCTTTGACCACGTCAAAGAGAGACGGGCCGTCACCAAGCCAAACCCTTCCTTCATGAAACAGCTGGAGGAGTATCAGGGGATTCTGCTGGCCAG CAAACAGAGGCATAATAAGCTGTGGCGCTCGCACTCTGACGGTGACCTGTCGGATCGCCCGGAGTCCATGTGCAAAGCCTCGTCTCGCTCTCTGGGCCGCTCCAActctcacaacaacaacagcacgtcctccccctccttgcATCACTTCCTGGGTGTGGCCGTGCTGCACGCCCTCGGTGCTGGGCCCGAAGACTCTGCCGAGGCGAACGGCTCGCACGCGGACTCCGACTCGCACGCGGACTCCGACGGTGTGTGTGACTCTCCGGATCCGGAGGAGGTCGGATCGGGTTGCGGAGACCCCCGCCTGCTTCCCCTCCCCAGACCCCGAGCAGCCACCGTCGTCCCCGAGGAGAGGCTGGACAATTCAACCAGCGTGGCTGTCACTGTGCCTGCTGCTTTAACCCACCCTCCACCATCACTCCACATCTTGCCCCCCACTCCAGAACTCCATCGTGCCCACCGGGCCCCTCCCACACATCTGTCCATCTCAGTGCCCAAACCGTTGGAACTGTCACTGAATTTGCCTGAGCGAAGCAGCTCAGAAGAAACCTCTACTCTCACTCTGGGCTCCGCTGACTCGGACATACTAGACCAATCGTTATCGGACGTTACAAGTGACAAACGGAGCCCCCTCAGCCCTGCGAACATCACCACCCTCTCCCTGGCTCTTCCACTCGCCGCcagcgacaacaacaacaaccccagCGAGCTGCAGATCGGGCGCGGCGAGGCCGACGGCTCGTCCAACCACAGCGCCGACAGCATCGACTTCTTCAGCGCCAGGGAGAAGTTTCTGGGCCTGGCCCAAGATGGCGGGTCCCGGACACTTTCTGAGCAGGCACAGCAAAGGGCACCTCTGTCGGAaaacgaagaggaagaggaggaaagctATGCGAGTAGTCAG GCGTCTCCGCAGTCTGATGACGGCGTCGACAAAGCCAGCCCTGACCGCACCCCTCACGACAACGGCATATCAGTCCGCCATATTGTCACAGAGATTGAAGCCATATGCcaccctgcctcctgcctccccgcccccccctcttCGTCCCTCCCCGCGTCCTCCCACAGCCCTCAGCTCATCCGATCGGATCACCAGACGGAGGCCGAGGCCCCCGAAGCCACGCACGGCTCTCTAACGCCACCCTCCCACCCGCAGTCTCCCTCCATGCTGCCGTGCGACTGGCCGGCGGGCTCGGTGCGGCGAGCCGCCGAGCAGCTGGAGCAGAAGCTGAAGCAGGAAATGGAGACGGCGGCGCCTCAGCGGTCGCCGCTGCATTCCCCCAGCGGCGAGCAGCCTCCGGTCAGACTGTGCCCGTGTCCCCCGAGCACTGAACATCCTCCCCTCGACTCGCCTCAGGACTGCACGGAACAATGGATCACTCGGGGAGAGGTCGCGGCCGACTCTGCCAAATCCAAAGACGAAGAAAAGCACACGGGGTCACAGGCAGAGCGCGGCTCCTCAGGGACGGACAACCTTCCAGACCCTTCATGCTCCCCCGACTCAAATATCAGCCGAGTCTCTGGTGCTATACCCATCGTTGTGCCCACTCCCATAGACGGTCATATGCTCACGTCATCACTGGCCTCTAGTCTGTTGGAAGAAGCATCTCTAGATACCTCAGCCCAGTCCCAAAGACGAAGCCAAATCCAGCCACTTCAGACCCAGGACGCCTCACACCAGATGACTCTGGAGGGGGCGACAGCGCAAGAGTCCGACACAGACGAGCGGATGGAATCCAGCTCTCAGGGCGGGCGGGGGGGCTGCGGCCCCAGCTGTGACGCCGAGAGCAGGCTGGCTCGCGGCAgccaggagctggagaggatTCAGCAGACACTCAGAGAGCTGCAGGCCTTCCTCCACGAGGGCGTCGGCCTGGAGATGACGGACAGCCAAGACCAGGGACCGGGGCAACCTCAGGGGCTGAGAGACGTCATGGACACGGAGCCGGAACCTTGTAAAGGGTCCAGTTCTGAGCAGACCCCTCAAGGCCTGGAAGTAGGGCATCGGCGgcgagagagacaagagggcCAGAGTTTCCTGGAGCCCATCGTGTGGCACAGAGCCATGGAGCTTGAGGCCCGCATCCGCCATGCCGGCCTCACCCCCCCTTCCCTCATGAAGAGGTCGGCCTCCTTAGCGAAACTGGACTGTCTGGAGCTGTCGGCCAATGACCTCAGCGACTTggacctgaggacacacaccaGGGCGACGTCGTCACATTCCCAGGACTCCTTCTCCGCGTCCACATCTCACCCCGACGACACCTGGAAGAAGCAGAAAGTGTTGGCTCGCAGCACTCCTGTCGAGCGGACCGGCTTGTCCCGCGGGGAGTTTGCCTCGTCATCCTCGTcaccctccctctcccactGTAGTCCCAAAGACGACacgggggagagggaggagccgGACGGCGGCGGTAGCGGCGCGGTCGCCCCGGCGCGTCAGCAGGGGCCCAGGGGACACTCGGCGAGACGATCTCGCAAAGGCTCCGCTGAGAAGAAGCAGCGAGCTGTCACCGTGCTATACAATACCATGTAA